A genomic segment from Candidatus Krumholzibacteriota bacterium encodes:
- a CDS encoding peptidase C1, with protein MRRFVCAAVLAAMVAAFPAFEALAGERDRVRYEKPYRDPVLKEMKAEMDSLAALRGAVTDSIDAYWSEIETEKRENRPVIRFDFSELKKPASPDVFDAPFHFPPVAQYYTSTCWCFSATSFLESEIHRLTGREVKLSEMHTVYWETVEKVRGWIEKRGHQPFAGGAESDGVLIIWETYGCMPHAAYPGLVGTDRHNHSEMNAEIRDYLDMIRDKGHWDEETAVAHVRTILDRHLGAPPESFEWEGESWTPARFFHEVTGIVPGDYVGVMSTLSAPFWRQARFDVPDNWRPTDTYWNLPLDEFMNVIKGAARKGYTMSIGGDVSEPGYYGFEDAAIVPSFDIPGDYIDQDSREFRIRSGVTGDDHGVHLLAWKRVGGRDWFLIKDSARSSRHGEFEGYYFYRDDYIKLKMLTIMVHKDAIAHLAAKLESGD; from the coding sequence ATGAGACGATTCGTGTGCGCCGCGGTCCTCGCGGCGATGGTCGCAGCGTTCCCGGCGTTCGAGGCGCTCGCCGGCGAGCGCGACCGCGTCCGCTACGAGAAGCCCTACCGCGACCCCGTTCTCAAGGAGATGAAGGCGGAGATGGATTCCCTCGCCGCCCTGCGCGGGGCCGTCACCGACTCGATCGACGCGTACTGGTCGGAAATCGAGACGGAGAAGCGGGAGAACCGGCCCGTCATCCGTTTCGATTTCTCGGAACTGAAGAAGCCCGCTTCGCCGGACGTCTTCGACGCCCCCTTCCATTTCCCGCCGGTCGCCCAGTACTACACGAGCACCTGCTGGTGCTTTTCGGCCACCTCCTTCCTCGAGTCGGAGATCCACCGGCTCACCGGCCGCGAGGTGAAGCTCTCCGAGATGCACACCGTCTACTGGGAGACGGTGGAGAAGGTTCGCGGGTGGATCGAGAAACGCGGCCACCAGCCCTTCGCCGGCGGCGCCGAGTCCGACGGCGTCCTCATCATCTGGGAGACATACGGCTGCATGCCCCACGCGGCATACCCCGGCCTCGTCGGCACCGACCGCCACAACCACTCGGAGATGAACGCCGAGATCCGCGACTATCTCGACATGATCCGCGATAAGGGCCACTGGGACGAGGAGACGGCGGTCGCGCACGTGCGGACGATCCTCGACCGGCACCTCGGAGCGCCCCCGGAGAGCTTCGAGTGGGAGGGGGAGAGCTGGACCCCCGCGCGCTTCTTCCACGAGGTCACCGGAATCGTCCCCGGCGACTACGTGGGCGTCATGTCGACCCTCTCGGCCCCCTTCTGGCGGCAGGCGCGCTTCGACGTGCCGGACAACTGGCGGCCGACCGACACCTACTGGAACCTTCCCCTCGACGAGTTCATGAACGTGATCAAGGGCGCGGCGCGGAAGGGCTACACGATGAGCATCGGGGGCGACGTCTCGGAGCCGGGCTACTACGGCTTCGAGGACGCGGCGATCGTGCCGAGCTTCGACATCCCCGGGGACTACATCGACCAGGACAGCCGGGAGTTCCGGATCCGAAGCGGCGTCACCGGGGACGACCACGGCGTCCACCTGCTCGCCTGGAAGCGGGTGGGCGGACGCGACTGGTTCCTCATCAAGGACTCGGCCCGCTCGTCGCGGCACGGCGAGTTCGAGGGCTACTACTTCTACCGCGACGACTACATCAAGCTCAAGATGCTGACGATCATGGTCCACAAGGACGCGATCGCGCATCTCGCCGCGAAGCTCGAGAGCGGCGACTGA
- a CDS encoding PD40 domain-containing protein, translating into MNRRLILAASLSILLALTLTLPAPALSGEARLLRYPSIMGNRVAFVYAGDIWAVAATGGTARRVTSFQDGLEVFPKISPDGKWIAFSGEYAGTRQIYVVPWEGGVPKRLTFYPDVGVMPPRGGYDYIPYDWTPDGRILVRHNLTPYGRRVGKYFLVDPARPGFEEPLQIPEGGPASLSPDGKKIAYSIKSREFRTWKRYTAGRAQDVFIYDLEKNEIEKIADWEGTDNFPLWIGDAIYYTSDRTKTLNLWKYDIVSGETSQVTNFDEYDVLWPSRGGDRIVFEKGGYLFLHDTATGETTRIAVDLGSDKPFLRPVFKNVAGDIESFGLSPSAKRVAFGARGELFTVPAEHGAVRNVSNTPAVREMYADWSPDGKYISYVSEAGGDYEIWIRPQDGSGEPRQLTTNSDAWILSPVWSPDSKRIAWTDKKNRLWFRDVEGGAKTKVDECRYSAVRSHSFSADGAWIVYVKDDENGMTNIWAWSIEKKERVHLTGGITDDWDPVFSTDGKYVYFVSRRDFDYPERRFDSRIYVGTLSRETPAPLGPQSDEEEPADDEKKNGDDKKKDEKTDGDEAPVITAIDDGFAERVAALPIPPGRYRGLTAVEGGVLYLDGDGNLMMFDLGKRKAEEIMKNVRGYVVAPKAKKFLWTGGGSWGIADLNPGQKPGEGKLDLAGMDLRIDPLVEWKQIYTDAWRIMRDWFYDPDMHRVKWREMHDRYAALLPHVAHRADLDFLLGELIGELNAGHTYVFSGDQPRVERVPVGLLGCSFEPHKGRWRIARIYAGENWPGRARSPLVEAGLNVTEGDYLLAIDGHELTDATSPYALLENKVGVNVALTIGEKPSMEGAREVTVQPIDSELDLLYAEWVKENRRIVDELSGGRIGYIHVPNTHYDGFREFYKFFQPLQHKEALIIDDRYNGGGHSPYDMVEVMSHEVFQYWAARHQELATTPFLVNEGPKVMLINGLSSSGGDAFPTYFRKAELGPLMGETTWGGLIGYGFSPGFVDGGGLAVPGFAFVNTEGEWDVEAVGVDPDVYVFDDPTLIQAGRQPMIEKAVEYLLEELKAHPRREVKAPEGPDRS; encoded by the coding sequence ATGAACCGTCGTCTCATCCTCGCGGCATCCCTGTCAATCCTCCTGGCCCTCACCCTCACCCTTCCGGCACCTGCCCTCTCGGGCGAGGCGCGGCTGCTCCGGTACCCCTCGATCATGGGGAACCGCGTCGCCTTCGTCTACGCGGGGGACATCTGGGCCGTGGCGGCGACGGGGGGGACGGCCAGGCGGGTCACCTCGTTCCAGGACGGGCTCGAGGTCTTTCCGAAGATCTCTCCCGACGGCAAGTGGATCGCCTTCTCCGGCGAGTACGCCGGCACGCGGCAGATCTACGTCGTTCCCTGGGAGGGCGGCGTGCCGAAGCGCCTCACCTTCTACCCGGACGTCGGCGTGATGCCGCCGCGCGGCGGGTACGACTACATCCCCTACGACTGGACGCCGGACGGCAGGATCCTCGTCCGCCACAACCTCACGCCCTACGGGCGCCGCGTGGGGAAATACTTCCTCGTCGATCCGGCGAGGCCGGGCTTCGAGGAGCCGCTCCAGATCCCCGAGGGGGGACCGGCGAGCCTCAGCCCCGACGGGAAGAAGATCGCCTACAGCATCAAGTCGCGCGAGTTCCGCACGTGGAAGCGCTACACGGCGGGGCGCGCCCAGGACGTCTTCATCTACGACCTCGAGAAGAACGAGATCGAGAAGATCGCCGACTGGGAGGGGACCGACAACTTCCCGCTCTGGATCGGCGACGCGATCTACTACACCTCCGACCGCACGAAGACCCTCAATCTCTGGAAGTACGACATCGTCTCGGGCGAGACGTCGCAGGTCACGAACTTCGACGAGTACGACGTCCTCTGGCCGAGCCGCGGCGGCGACCGCATCGTCTTCGAGAAGGGGGGCTACCTCTTCCTGCACGATACGGCGACGGGGGAGACGACGAGGATCGCCGTCGACCTCGGCTCCGACAAGCCCTTCCTGCGCCCCGTCTTCAAGAACGTCGCCGGCGACATCGAGAGCTTCGGGCTCTCCCCCTCGGCGAAGCGCGTGGCGTTCGGGGCGCGCGGCGAGCTCTTCACCGTTCCCGCCGAGCACGGGGCCGTGCGGAACGTCTCCAACACCCCCGCGGTGCGCGAGATGTACGCCGACTGGTCGCCCGACGGGAAATATATTTCCTACGTCTCGGAAGCCGGAGGCGACTACGAGATCTGGATCCGCCCGCAGGACGGCTCCGGCGAGCCCCGGCAACTCACGACGAACTCTGACGCGTGGATCCTCTCGCCCGTCTGGTCGCCCGATTCGAAGCGGATCGCCTGGACGGACAAGAAGAACCGCCTCTGGTTCCGCGACGTCGAGGGGGGCGCGAAGACGAAGGTGGACGAGTGTCGCTACTCGGCCGTCCGGAGCCACTCCTTCTCCGCCGACGGGGCCTGGATCGTCTACGTGAAGGACGACGAGAACGGCATGACCAACATCTGGGCCTGGTCGATCGAGAAGAAGGAGCGCGTGCACCTCACCGGCGGGATCACCGACGACTGGGATCCCGTCTTCTCGACCGACGGGAAGTACGTCTACTTCGTCTCCCGCCGCGACTTCGACTACCCCGAGCGGCGCTTCGACTCGCGCATCTACGTCGGTACCCTCTCCCGCGAGACCCCGGCCCCGCTCGGGCCGCAAAGCGACGAGGAGGAACCGGCCGACGACGAGAAGAAGAACGGCGACGACAAGAAGAAGGACGAGAAGACGGACGGTGATGAGGCGCCCGTCATCACCGCGATCGACGACGGGTTCGCCGAGCGCGTCGCCGCCCTGCCGATCCCGCCGGGCCGCTACCGCGGTCTCACGGCGGTCGAGGGTGGCGTCCTCTATCTCGACGGCGACGGCAATCTCATGATGTTCGATCTCGGGAAGCGCAAGGCCGAGGAGATCATGAAGAACGTCCGGGGATACGTCGTCGCGCCGAAGGCGAAGAAGTTCCTCTGGACGGGCGGCGGCTCGTGGGGGATCGCCGATCTCAATCCCGGCCAGAAGCCGGGGGAGGGGAAGCTCGACCTCGCCGGGATGGATCTCCGTATCGATCCGCTCGTCGAGTGGAAGCAGATCTACACCGACGCGTGGCGGATCATGCGCGACTGGTTCTACGATCCCGACATGCACCGCGTGAAATGGCGTGAGATGCACGACCGCTACGCGGCGCTCCTGCCGCACGTGGCCCACCGCGCCGACCTCGACTTCCTCCTCGGCGAGCTGATCGGCGAGCTGAACGCCGGGCACACCTACGTCTTCTCCGGCGACCAGCCGCGCGTCGAACGCGTTCCGGTGGGGCTTCTCGGCTGCTCCTTCGAGCCGCACAAGGGGCGCTGGCGCATCGCCAGGATCTACGCCGGCGAGAACTGGCCCGGCCGCGCCCGCTCGCCGCTCGTCGAAGCGGGGCTGAACGTGACGGAGGGCGACTACCTCCTCGCGATCGACGGGCACGAGCTCACCGACGCGACGAGCCCCTACGCCCTGCTCGAGAACAAGGTGGGTGTCAACGTCGCGCTCACGATCGGCGAAAAGCCCTCGATGGAGGGGGCGCGCGAGGTCACCGTCCAGCCGATCGACTCCGAGCTCGATCTCCTCTACGCCGAGTGGGTGAAGGAGAACCGCCGGATCGTCGACGAGCTCTCCGGCGGGCGGATCGGCTACATCCACGTGCCGAACACCCACTACGACGGCTTCCGCGAGTTCTACAAGTTCTTCCAGCCGCTGCAGCACAAGGAAGCCCTCATCATCGACGACCGCTACAACGGCGGGGGGCACTCCCCCTACGACATGGTCGAGGTGATGTCCCACGAGGTCTTCCAGTACTGGGCCGCGCGGCACCAGGAGCTCGCGACGACGCCCTTCCTCGTCAACGAGGGGCCGAAGGTGATGCTGATCAACGGCCTCTCCTCCTCCGGCGGGGACGCCTTCCCCACCTACTTCCGCAAGGCGGAACTCGGGCCCCTCATGGGGGAGACGACCTGGGGCGGGCTGATCGGCTACGGGTTCTCGCCCGGGTTCGTCGACGGCGGCGGTCTCGCCGTGCCGGGATTCGCCTTCGTCAACACCGAGGGGGAGTGGGACGTCGAGGCGGTCGGGGTCGATCCCGACGTCTACGTCTTCGACGACCCGACGCTCATCCAGGCGGGCCGTCAGCCGATGATCGAGAAGGCCGTCGAGTACCTGCTCGAGGAACTGAAGGCGCACCCGCGCCGCGAGGTGAAGGCCCCCGAGGGGCCCGACCGCTCCTGA